A window of Rhododendron vialii isolate Sample 1 chromosome 13a, ASM3025357v1 contains these coding sequences:
- the LOC131314904 gene encoding uncharacterized protein LOC131314904, with amino-acid sequence MFWKLPVLSSSSPVESVLDKENFTLEELLDEEEIIQECKALNSRLINFLRDRAQVEQLLRYIVEEPPEDAESKRVFKFPFIACEVFTCEIDVIFKTLVEEEELMNLLFSFLEPNRPHSALLAGYFGKVVICLMVRKTIPLMNYVQGHQDVFRQLVDLIGITSIMEVLIRLVGAEDHIYPNSLDVQQWLADSNLLEMIVDKLCPPSPPEVHSNAAETLCAITRNASSTLAAKLSSPSFVARIFGHALEDSNSNSGLVHSLSVCISLLDPKRSVPSPMLHSFRSQHMYESPTPVNPETVGAMLPKLGDLLMLLNVSSDEKILPTTYGELRPPLGKHRLKIVEFIAVLLKTGNEVAEKELVTSGTIQRVLDLFFEYPFHNSLHHHVESIIISCLESKNDTIVNHLLQECNLIGKILQTDKHPIVCSDLYQPTLPAAGRQTPRAGNLGHITRISNKLVQLANSNTHIQTFLQENSEWNDWQTTVLHERNMVENVYRWACGRPTALHDRTRDSDEEDLHDRDYDVAALANNLSQAFRYSIYDNEDTEEGNRALDRDDEDVYFDDESAEVVISSLRLGDDHGSLFTNSNWFAFQDDRIGDAPMSTSPTEVMDEINLNGTSTNGNSSSDDEVVVGEDEELTESKPPANSTSSLDTKNLNGFAGNNSTNGDSSVPQNENPSASGDMSFLRFESPEEDLFGDRPLPEWVGWGDPSDFQVGGSSVNPFEDPEISSINLADPADEGAAANVSSPSSGEILPNGTSTAMDSSDGPSVGPDPSQRAAPVPSLFEEDVEFVGVELEGTEKAMEQALKEGIVGEAGPLKRNLVPKVQGKENEDESGSGMKEFNDSNYWRVDQEVAVTE; translated from the exons ATGTTCTGGAAACTCCCggtcctttcttcttcttctccg GTTGAGTCAGTATTAGACAAGGAAAATTTCACATTGGAGGAGCTTCTGGATGAAGAGGAGATTATTCAAGAATGCAAAGCTTTAAACAGCCGTCTCATtaattt TTTGCGGGACAGAGCTCAGGTGGAGCAGTTACTGCGTTATATTGTCGAAGAACCTCCAGAGGATGCCGAAAGCAAACGAGTCTTCAA GTTCCCCTTCATTGCCTGTGAGGTATTTACATGCGAAATCGATGTTATCTTCAAGACTTTGGTTGAGGAAGAGGAg CTAATGAATCTGCTCTTCTCCTTCTTGGAACCAAACCGCCCACATAGTGCCTTGCTAGCTGGGTATTTTGGCAAG GTTGTTATATGCCTCATGGTACGGAAGACGATCCCACTTATGAATTATGTTCAA GGCCATCAGGATGTTTTCCGCCAGTTGGTTGATTTGATTGGTATCACTTCCATTATGGAG GTTTTGATTCGACTTGTGGGGGCTGAAGACCATATTTATCCCAATTCTCTGGATGTGCAGCAGTGGTTGGCGGATAGCAATTTACTAGAAATGATTGTGGATAAACTATGCCCACCT AGTCCTCCCGAAGTCCATTCTAATGCAGCCGAGACTTTATGTGCCATAACTCGTAATGCCTCCTCAACTCTTGCTGCTAAACTTTCTAGCCCGAG TTTTGTTGCTAGGATATTTGGCCATGCACTGGAAGACTCAAATTCCAATTCGGGCCTTGTCCACTCTTTATCTGTGTGTATTTCTTTGTTGGATCCAAAAAGATCTGTTCCTTCTCCGATGCTTCATTCCTTCCGAAGTCAACACATGTACGAGTCACCCACACCTGTAAATCCTGAGACTGTTGGTGCAATGCTTCCCAAGCTTG GTGATTTGTTGATGCTATTGAATGTTTCATCAGACGAGAAGATCTTGCCTACAACATACGGAGAATTGAGGCCTCCTCTTGGGAAGCATCGCCTAAAG ATTGTGGAGTTCATTGCGGTGCTTCTAAAAACTGGCAATGAAGTTGCCGAAAAGGAATTGGTCACCTCTGGGACCATTCAGAGAGTCCTTGATCTCTTCTTTGA GTATCCCTTCCATAATTCATTGCACCATCATGTGGAGAGTATTATAATTtcgtgcttggagagcaagaaTGATACAATTGTCAATCATCTTCTCCAAGAGTgtaatttgattggaaaaattCTTCAAACAGATAAACATCCCATTGTTTGCAGTGATCTATACCAG CCAACATTACCTGCTGCTGGGAGACAGACACCCCGTGCAGGAAACCTTGGGCACATAACACGCATTTCCAACAAGCTTGTTCAGTTGGCAAACAGCAACACCCACATTCAGACATTTCTTCAG GAGAATAGTGAATGGAACGATTGGCAAACCACTGTGTTACATGAGCGTAATATGGTGGAAAATGTCTACCGATGGGCTTGCGG GCGCCCGACGGCTTTGCATGATAGGACGAGGGATAGCGATGAGGAGGACCTTCATGACAGAGATTATGATGTAGCAGCTTTAGCAAATAATCTAAGCCAAGCATTTAGATATAGTATATATGATAACGAAGATACTGAAGAG GGCAATAGGGCTCTTGATCGAGATGATGAG GATGTCTACTTCGATGATGAATCTGCCGAAGTTGTGATATCATCCCTCAGGCTAGGAGATGACCATGGGAG TTTGTTCACGAATTCCAACTGGTTTGCATTCCAAGATGATAGAATTGGTGATGCTCCTATGAGCACATCCCCCACGGAGGTGATGGATGAAATTAACTTGAACGGGACATCAACTAATGGCAATAGCAGTAGTGATGATGAGGTGGTGGTTGGAGAGGACGAGGAGTTGACTGAAAGCAAACCTCCTGCAAATAGCACATCAAGTCTCgacacaaaaaatttgaacgGATTTGCCGGAAACAATTCCACAAATGGAGACTCATCCGTTCCACAGAATGAAAACCCAAGCGCTTCCGGTGACATGAGTTTCTTACGATTTGAGTCACCAGAGGAAGACCTGTTTGGAGACAGGCCTTTACCCGAATGGGTGGGATGGGGGGACCCATCAGATTTTCAAGTTGGTGGGTCCAGTGTAAATCCATTTGAAGATCCTGAGATTTCTAGCATTAATCTTGCTGATCCAGCTGATGAGGGAGCAGCAGCAAACGTTAGTTCTCCTTCTAGTGGAGAAATCCTGCCAAATGGCACTTCAACTGCTATGGACTCGAGTGACGGGCCATCGGTGGGACCCGATCCCAGTCAAAGAGCTGCTCCGGTGCCGTCTTTGTTTGAAGAGGATGTTGAATTTGTTGGAGTGGAATTAGAGGGCACTGAAAAGGCAATGGAACAGGCTCTGAAGGAGGGGATTGTCGGGGAAGCAGGGCCTTTGAAGAGGAACCTTGTGCCTAAGGTGCaagggaaggagaatgaggatgaGAGCGGATCGGGAATGAAGGAATTCAACGACTCCAACTATTGGAGGGTTGATCAAGAGGTTGCTGTTACAGAGTAA